A section of the Candidatus Bathyarchaeota archaeon genome encodes:
- a CDS encoding 50S ribosomal protein L30e, whose product MIDIDKALASAVKTGKVSFGSNVALQNAKTGKAKMIVLASNCPQDIKEQIEYYGEISKVPVITYKGGSMDLAEVCGKLFIISAMSIRETGDSEILKIIDQQ is encoded by the coding sequence ATGATAGACATAGATAAGGCATTAGCGTCAGCAGTGAAAACAGGTAAGGTATCCTTTGGATCCAATGTTGCATTGCAGAACGCCAAAACAGGCAAGGCTAAAATGATTGTATTAGCCTCAAACTGTCCACAAGACATAAAAGAACAAATCGAATACTATGGAGAAATCTCTAAAGTCCCCGTGATAACCTACAAAGGTGGCTCAATGGATTTAGCTGAAGTCTGCGGCAAGCTCTTTATTATCTCTGCAATGAGCATCCGCGAAACAGGGGACTCAGAAATTCTCAAGATAATCGATCAACAATAA
- a CDS encoding NusA-like transcription termination signal-binding factor — MTCDEMRYIALFESISGASVKDCIIDEEQERAIFIVNQGQVGVAIGKGGRNIHTLERMTGKKHEIIEYSEDPVTFMKNALKPATVREIRVSERTDGKKMAVITVNPKDKGVAIGKNGKNAERLRFLAKRYFDIQNVSIT; from the coding sequence ATCACCTGCGACGAAATGCGCTACATAGCTCTCTTTGAAAGCATAAGCGGCGCCAGCGTGAAAGACTGCATTATCGACGAAGAACAAGAACGAGCCATCTTCATCGTAAACCAAGGCCAAGTAGGCGTAGCAATCGGCAAAGGCGGACGCAACATCCACACCCTCGAACGCATGACCGGCAAAAAACACGAAATCATCGAATACAGCGAAGACCCCGTTACCTTCATGAAAAACGCCCTCAAACCCGCTACAGTCCGCGAAATCCGCGTATCCGAACGCACCGACGGCAAAAAAATGGCAGTCATTACCGTAAACCCCAAAGACAAAGGCGTCGCAATAGGTAAAAACGGCAAGAACGCAGAACGTTTGCGATTTTTAGCAAAACGCTACTTCGACATCCAGAACGTAAGCATCACCTAA